In the genome of Nocardioides sp. NBC_00368, the window GGCTACAAGGTCGCGTTCGTGCGGGGCGCCGGCGTGCGCGAGGCCCGTTGGGCCGACATCCAGGAGGCCGTGACCACCATGCCCGCCGGCACGCCGTGCCTGGAGCTCCGCCTCAAGAAGGGCGGCGCGACCACGATCCCGGTCTCCATCCTCAGCATCGACCGAGAGCAGTTCGTGCGCGACCTGCAGGCCCATCTGAAGGCCACGATCAAACCCCTCGACCAGGCATCCGGGACCACTGAAGCACCCTGATTGGTCCCAGACGCGCTGGTCTTGTAGCCTGTTCGCGCAGTATGGAGGCGTCGCCTAGTCCGGTCTATGGCGCTCGACTGCTAATCGAGTTTGGGGCTTAAACCCCATCGAGGGTTCAAATCCCTCCGCCTCCGCCAGTTTCACTGAGTTTGACCCCCAATACGTTGGGGGTCAAACCCGTTCTGACCTGCAGTTTTGTGCGTTGCAGAGGTTCGTACAGCGGAACGAAGGTTGTTCTTGATCTGCGGCTGGCACCATAATTCGATGCGTAGGCCTCTCGGCGACACGGCGGCCTCGAGACCACGAAGGGAAAACTATGAAGTTCGTACGCTCTGCGGCGGCTCTTGCGCTGGCCTCGGCTGCGACGGTCGTCGTTAGTTTGTTCGCTACGGCCCCGGCTCAGGCCGACACCAGTTGGATCACCAAGGCTGACACCAGCTGGATCGCTGGGAAGGCCGACACCAGCTGGTGATGTGCGGCAACCGATGCCGGTGATCAGTGTTCACATGTTCACCGGCATCAGTCGCGCGGTGGAGGCGTGCTGCCCAGCCTGTCGGTCTCGGCATCGCTGCGGCCGATCTCATAGCCCAGTTGGAATCGCGTGTCCGCGCCGAACTCGTCCTTGAGGTCGGAGACGTAGCCGGCGTACGTTCGTGGACTCACGCCAAGACGTTTCGATGCAGCGGGGTCGGAATGCCCTTCGATCAACATCCGCAGGGTCATGGACCGCTGCTCGCCGGCCACCTCCTTCATCGTCGAGGTGTCCGCCGCGGAGAAGGGGCGGGCTCGTTCCCACGATCGCTCGTAGACGTCGACCAGATAGGCCACGATGGCGGGCTCCCGCACTGCTATGGCCGTGTCGATCCCGTCGGGTCCCGGGATGATCGCCACCCGCCGGTCGAAGATGAGGATCTTGTTGAAGAACTCGTCCAGCGTTCGGACTTCGCCTCCCGCTTGTGAGACCGCGACGACGTAGTCCCGGGTCGCGGAGTGACGGCGGGCTGCATGCTGGTAGAGCGTCCGCATCTTCACGCCGCGCCTGAGGAGCGCGGCATCTTTTCGGGCGGTCTCCGCGAGCACGCTGGGATCACGCGTTGCCTGTGGCTGTGCGGTGAGCGCCTCGAACTCGCATTCCGCGACCAGAGAATCGATGTATGGCTGGATCTGTGGCCGGTGGAGGTTGGTGATCCCGCCGCCACGTTGATCCGCCGGCGTCGAGCGGCGCCAAGCGCTGTGCAGGGCGGTGAAGTCGTTGGCCCACTCGGCCGACTCCTGGAGGAGCCTGATCCCCTCCTGGGTCATGGGGGTGACGACCTGCGCCTGCACGGTCGCGGGGTCGACGGTCAACCAGGTGTCCGGTGCCTCGTCGGGGTGGCGGACGAGTCCGAGCTCCTCGAGAGCTGCCAAAGCGCCCGCGTACTCCCCGTTCTCGCTGACCCGTGGGTCTGACACCGGGATCCCGCCCTGATTCGCGATGAGTTCGAAGAGCTCGATGCCCTTTGCCTCGAGCAGTGCACGCGTCTTGGGCGTGCGTCCCTCGTCGGTCACGTTCTTCTCCTCGCCGGACGGCGTGGGTTGACGCTTGCTCATGCTCCACCTCCCCGATGCTGTGGCTAGCGCCAGATCCTCTCACACGTGGCGATTTCTGGTCACGGACCATCTTCCGCTAATCTTCTACACGTTGCTTCGGTAACGCTGCGCCTGTAGCTCAACGGATAGAGCATCTGACTACGGATCAGAAGGTTTGGGGTTCGAATCCCTACAGGCGCGCAGGACACGAAACCGCCTCTGAATCAGCCGAGATGCTGATTGGGAGGCGGTTCGGCATTTCCGCAGAGATGCGGCGCTCCGGCCAGACACTCAGCCGCCGAGTCTCAGACCGGCCAGGTCAGCGGGTCGAGGAGCAGGTAGAAGTGCTGTCGCTCCTCGTCGAGGTCGGCGCCGTACAGTGCGGCGAACTCGTGATCAGCCTGCCGGGCGGTGAGCTCGTCGGGCCACGTCTCGCGGGCGTTGGCCAGCAGCAGGGCGATGTCGGCGTACGGGTCGGCGACGCCGAGGCGGCCGAGGTCGATCAGGCCTGCGACGCGCATCGTGTCGGGGTCGATGAGGATGTTCGGCAGGCAGAGGTCGCCGTGGCAGACGACTCGCTCACTCTCCTCCTGACGCCGGCGTTGCGGCAGCTCGTCCTCGAGCCGGCCGAGGATCTGTGCCGGCGGAGTCTGCTGCATCGTGACGGGCAGGAACTCGGTCTGGACCCGGTGCTCGGCCACGGTCGTTCGCGCCAGGGGCATCATCGACGCGAGCCCT includes:
- a CDS encoding APH(3'') family aminoglycoside O-phosphotransferase; amino-acid sequence: MSVDISSIPAGLLPADGATWEPVTTGESGAVVLHDRDRGRYAKLVPTAARDDLTAERDRIAWLVETGIPTTSVLDWRTTDDGACLITGAVPGVPAGQLDAAALRHAWPAIAATVRDLHALPAADCPFGGGLASMMPLARTTVAEHRVQTEFLPVTMQQTPPAQILGRLEDELPQRRRQEESERVVCHGDLCLPNILIDPDTMRVAGLIDLGRLGVADPYADIALLLANARETWPDELTARQADHEFAALYGADLDEERQHFYLLLDPLTWPV
- a CDS encoding LuxR family transcriptional regulator, coding for MSKRQPTPSGEEKNVTDEGRTPKTRALLEAKGIELFELIANQGGIPVSDPRVSENGEYAGALAALEELGLVRHPDEAPDTWLTVDPATVQAQVVTPMTQEGIRLLQESAEWANDFTALHSAWRRSTPADQRGGGITNLHRPQIQPYIDSLVAECEFEALTAQPQATRDPSVLAETARKDAALLRRGVKMRTLYQHAARRHSATRDYVVAVSQAGGEVRTLDEFFNKILIFDRRVAIIPGPDGIDTAIAVREPAIVAYLVDVYERSWERARPFSAADTSTMKEVAGEQRSMTLRMLIEGHSDPAASKRLGVSPRTYAGYVSDLKDEFGADTRFQLGYEIGRSDAETDRLGSTPPPRD